A genomic segment from Candidatus Hydrogenedentota bacterium encodes:
- a CDS encoding sigma-70 family RNA polymerase sigma factor has product MSDRDLMLAFAADCDERKFVELVRRWDERLLRFLARAAGDAEAAKDLRQDVLVRVYQYAATFDGRSAFSTWLFRIAINRLHTWRRSGQLRQERGFELEASVPGNGSGRVRGPEEAALHDEVETAVRKELALLDANEQELLLLRFQQGLSYREIGEIVNAPETTVKSRVYSTLHRLREPLACHRESMRSLER; this is encoded by the coding sequence ATGAGCGACCGTGACTTGATGCTCGCGTTTGCCGCGGACTGCGATGAACGTAAGTTTGTCGAACTTGTCCGGAGATGGGACGAGCGCCTCTTGCGTTTCTTGGCGCGGGCAGCAGGCGACGCGGAAGCCGCTAAGGACTTGCGCCAGGACGTGTTGGTGCGGGTCTATCAGTATGCCGCGACCTTCGACGGGCGCAGCGCATTCTCGACGTGGCTGTTTCGCATCGCCATCAATCGGCTCCATACCTGGCGTAGGAGCGGCCAGTTGCGACAGGAGCGTGGCTTTGAACTTGAAGCGAGCGTTCCTGGTAACGGCTCGGGCCGTGTTCGCGGCCCCGAGGAGGCGGCCCTGCACGATGAAGTCGAAACGGCTGTCCGGAAGGAGTTGGCGCTGCTGGATGCCAACGAACAGGAGTTGCTCTTGCTCCGGTTCCAGCAGGGACTCAGCTATCGGGAAATTGGAGAGATCGTGAACGCACCCGAAACCACCGTGAAATCACGCGTCTATTCGACGCTGCATCGGCTACGTGAACCGCTGGCCTGCCACCGCGAATCGATGAGGAGTCTTGAACGATGA